The Desmonostoc muscorum LEGE 12446 genome includes a region encoding these proteins:
- a CDS encoding class I SAM-dependent methyltransferase, whose product MDRQFQHAMLPKTTQDELARQEFVQSLKLHIFRNLSAGNKVIYEKLAKPKFEQEHQRPPQNRYEIREVMQHEPYYRWTGALKRISQEMLWDAVNASVDRQLPELIERAKDKGSELGTLTLDPNFQTPTHQKAVDIHCMPGGYHSEFTADDVAAGATYDRGAYVYGVGWLGPLNDDMGLSIVQNYLLPEYPDFRPRKILDMGCSVGHSTLPYVDGYPDAEVHAIDIGAAMLRYGHARAESLGKRVHFSQQNAEHTNFPDESFDLVVSHILLHEIPPPAVRKVMEECYRLLAPGGMMIHVEAPLYRHMDAYTQFVFDWETANNNEPFWSAVRDLDLVAIATEAGFAADKTFEKFVPNGAWKAQGDKSKSFGTWFVVAATK is encoded by the coding sequence ATGGATCGACAATTCCAACACGCTATGCTACCGAAAACCACTCAAGACGAGTTGGCACGCCAAGAGTTTGTCCAAAGTTTAAAACTGCACATTTTCCGGAATCTCTCTGCTGGCAATAAAGTAATTTATGAAAAATTAGCCAAGCCAAAGTTTGAACAAGAACATCAGCGTCCTCCCCAAAATCGTTATGAAATTCGGGAAGTAATGCAGCACGAACCCTACTATCGCTGGACTGGTGCCCTGAAGCGGATTAGCCAGGAGATGTTATGGGATGCTGTAAATGCCAGCGTTGATAGACAACTGCCAGAGTTGATTGAACGGGCTAAAGACAAGGGTAGTGAACTAGGTACTTTAACCCTCGACCCGAATTTTCAAACACCTACTCATCAAAAAGCTGTAGATATTCACTGTATGCCTGGAGGATATCACAGCGAATTTACCGCTGATGATGTAGCCGCTGGCGCAACTTACGATCGCGGTGCTTATGTTTATGGTGTGGGTTGGTTGGGGCCACTCAACGATGACATGGGGTTATCCATAGTCCAAAACTATCTCTTACCAGAGTATCCCGATTTTCGACCGAGAAAAATTCTCGATATGGGATGTTCTGTGGGTCATAGCACATTACCCTATGTAGATGGTTACCCAGATGCAGAAGTCCACGCCATAGATATAGGCGCAGCGATGCTGCGTTATGGTCATGCAAGAGCCGAATCTTTGGGCAAACGCGTACACTTTTCTCAGCAAAATGCCGAACACACTAACTTTCCAGATGAGTCTTTTGACTTAGTGGTTTCTCACATTTTGCTACATGAAATTCCCCCGCCAGCCGTCCGTAAAGTGATGGAAGAATGTTATCGTCTACTAGCTCCCGGCGGAATGATGATTCATGTAGAAGCACCCCTGTATCGTCACATGGATGCTTACACACAGTTTGTTTTTGATTGGGAAACTGCTAACAACAACGAACCCTTCTGGAGTGCTGTACGCGATTTAGATTTGGTAGCGATAGCTACTGAAGCTGGTTTTGCAGCAGATAAGACATTTGAAAAATTTGTTCCTAATGGGGCATGGAAAGCTCAAGGTGATAAGTCTAAGAGTTTTGGCACTTGGTTTGTGGTTGCTGCAACCAAGTAA
- the trpB gene encoding tryptophan synthase subunit beta has product MTTTPVSTNSTAQVPDTLGRFGRFGGKYVPETLMPALAELERAYQQYRNDPGFQAELQQLLRDYVGRATPLYFAERLTAHYGRPDRTGPQIFLKREDLNHTGAHKINNALGQVLLAKRMGKQRIIAETGAGQHGVATATVCARFGLECVIYMGVHDMERQALNVFRMQLMGAEVRPVEAGTGTLKDATSEAIRDWVTNVETTHYILGSVAGPHPYPMMVRDFHAVIGQETRAQAMEKWGGLPDILMACVGGGSNAMGLFYEFINEPSIRLIGVEAAGEGVNTEKHAATLTKGRVGVLHGAMSYLLQDEDGQIIEAHSISAGLDYPGVGPEHSYLKDIGRAEYYSVTDAEALAAFQRLSKLEGIIPALETAHAIAYLETLCPQLTGSPRIIINCSGRGDKDVQTVAKFLNPA; this is encoded by the coding sequence GTGACTACCACTCCCGTGTCTACAAACTCAACTGCTCAAGTTCCCGATACGCTAGGTCGGTTTGGACGCTTTGGCGGTAAATATGTACCTGAGACGCTAATGCCTGCTCTTGCTGAATTAGAAAGAGCTTATCAGCAGTACCGCAACGATCCTGGGTTTCAAGCAGAACTACAGCAGTTGTTGCGGGATTATGTAGGACGTGCCACACCATTGTATTTCGCTGAACGCCTGACTGCTCACTATGGCCGTCCCGATCGCACCGGCCCACAAATTTTCTTAAAACGTGAAGATTTAAATCACACTGGCGCTCACAAAATTAATAATGCCCTTGGTCAAGTATTGTTGGCAAAGCGCATGGGTAAACAGCGAATTATTGCCGAAACTGGTGCTGGACAACATGGAGTAGCCACAGCTACGGTTTGCGCTCGTTTTGGACTCGAATGCGTAATTTATATGGGCGTTCATGATATGGAACGCCAAGCCTTGAATGTCTTCAGAATGCAATTGATGGGGGCAGAAGTACGTCCGGTGGAAGCGGGAACGGGAACCCTCAAGGATGCCACTTCTGAAGCGATTCGGGATTGGGTGACGAATGTGGAAACTACTCATTACATCCTGGGTTCAGTAGCAGGACCTCATCCTTACCCAATGATGGTACGTGATTTTCATGCAGTCATCGGCCAAGAAACTCGCGCCCAAGCAATGGAAAAATGGGGTGGATTGCCTGATATTCTCATGGCTTGTGTCGGTGGTGGTTCCAATGCTATGGGACTATTTTATGAGTTTATCAATGAACCTTCTATACGGTTAATCGGAGTTGAGGCAGCCGGAGAAGGTGTCAACACCGAAAAACACGCAGCTACCTTGACAAAAGGGCGAGTTGGTGTCTTGCACGGGGCGATGAGCTATTTGCTGCAAGATGAGGATGGGCAAATCATTGAGGCACACTCAATTAGTGCAGGGTTAGATTATCCCGGTGTGGGACCAGAACATAGCTATTTAAAGGATATTGGTCGGGCGGAATACTATAGTGTGACGGATGCAGAGGCTTTGGCAGCGTTCCAGCGATTATCGAAATTGGAAGGGATTATTCCAGCATTGGAAACAGCTCATGCGATCGCCTACTTGGAAACCCTATGTCCCCAACTAACCGGCAGTCCTCGGATTATCATCAACTGCTCTGGACGGGGTGACAAGGATGTGCAAACAGTAGCCAAGTTTTTAAATCCTGCATAA
- a CDS encoding UPF0175 family protein, producing MSLVTINLPEEVFSAHRHNPEEFVGDMRLTAAIYWYQKHEISMEKAATVAGLNRRDFLSVLAREQVDVFGVDFDDLHSELNRVNETALYDSDIAILNDL from the coding sequence ATGTCGTTAGTCACGATTAATCTGCCAGAAGAAGTATTTAGCGCCCATCGCCACAATCCAGAAGAATTTGTGGGGGACATGCGCCTTACTGCTGCGATTTACTGGTATCAGAAGCACGAAATTTCAATGGAAAAAGCCGCCACAGTTGCTGGATTAAATCGTCGGGACTTTCTGTCCGTCCTAGCCCGCGAACAAGTGGATGTCTTTGGTGTTGACTTTGATGATTTGCACAGCGAGTTAAATAGAGTTAATGAGACAGCGTTATATGATAGTGATATAGCAATCCTAAACGATTTATGA
- a CDS encoding translation initiation factor, translated as MSSSNSKSSDKNFIYREFGNDNSAATERPIPELPPQQQNLKVQASRKGRKGKTVTVISGFQAKPETLADLVKQLKTQCGTGGTIKDNEIEIQGEHKQKIVEILTKLGYKAKISGG; from the coding sequence ATGTCTTCTTCTAATTCCAAATCTTCCGATAAAAACTTTATCTACCGCGAATTTGGCAACGATAACTCTGCCGCTACAGAAAGACCAATTCCAGAATTGCCCCCACAACAACAAAATCTCAAAGTACAAGCTTCCCGCAAAGGACGCAAAGGGAAAACCGTCACCGTGATTAGCGGTTTTCAAGCCAAACCAGAAACTTTGGCAGATTTGGTCAAACAGTTGAAAACTCAGTGTGGTACAGGTGGAACAATTAAAGACAACGAAATTGAAATTCAAGGCGAACACAAGCAGAAAATTGTCGAGATTTTGACTAAGCTTGGTTACAAAGCTAAAATCAGCGGTGGCTAG
- a CDS encoding YqaE/Pmp3 family membrane protein, with product MDLVRILCAIFLPPLGVFLQVGFGIDFWINIVLTLFGYIPGIIHAVWIIAKK from the coding sequence ATGGATTTAGTTCGGATTCTGTGTGCAATTTTCCTGCCCCCTTTAGGAGTTTTTTTGCAAGTAGGTTTTGGTATAGACTTTTGGATTAATATAGTTTTAACGCTGTTTGGTTACATTCCTGGCATTATTCATGCAGTGTGGATAATTGCTAAGAAATAA
- a CDS encoding carbonic anhydrase: protein MERRDFLKLGVTGAFGMILTASDFLWRVEQAKAAELPPQNLSPDDALQKLIQGNQRFVQHEPQYPDQSAARLQEVAQAQHPFATILSCADSRVPAEIIFDQGIGDIFDVRLAGNIATPESLGSIEYAVTLLGTPLLMVLGHERCGAVTAAVKNEALLGDIGSFVEAIKPVVKSAKLQPGDAVENAVVANVQYQITRLKRSRLLTERLQSGKLKIVGGRYDLDTGGVTIIT from the coding sequence ATGGAACGTCGTGACTTTTTAAAGTTAGGGGTCACAGGAGCATTCGGGATGATCCTAACTGCCAGTGATTTCCTCTGGCGAGTTGAACAGGCCAAAGCTGCCGAATTGCCTCCTCAAAATCTCAGTCCCGACGACGCATTGCAAAAACTGATACAGGGAAATCAGCGGTTTGTTCAGCATGAACCCCAATATCCCGATCAATCTGCGGCTCGGTTGCAGGAAGTTGCTCAAGCGCAACATCCATTTGCAACTATCCTCAGTTGTGCGGATTCACGAGTACCCGCAGAAATTATTTTTGACCAGGGTATCGGAGACATATTTGATGTTCGCCTCGCTGGAAATATTGCCACGCCAGAATCCCTCGGTAGTATCGAATATGCCGTTACTTTATTAGGTACGCCGCTACTGATGGTGCTGGGTCATGAGCGATGTGGAGCCGTAACCGCCGCAGTGAAAAATGAAGCGCTACTCGGTGATATTGGTAGCTTTGTTGAGGCGATTAAGCCAGTTGTGAAAAGTGCCAAACTTCAGCCAGGGGACGCGGTTGAGAATGCTGTGGTTGCGAATGTGCAATATCAAATTACACGACTGAAGCGATCGCGCCTCTTAACTGAGCGGTTACAGTCCGGTAAATTAAAAATTGTCGGAGGTCGTTACGATTTAGATACGGGAGGAGTAACTATAATTACTTGA
- a CDS encoding P-II family nitrogen regulator: MHLVKKIEIIANSFELGKILDTLDKSGVHGHAVIRNVAGKGLRGTAEDLDMTMLDNVYIIAFCMPEEIKRVVENLKPLLNKFGGTCYVSDVMEIRSMKCVASL, encoded by the coding sequence ATGCATCTAGTTAAAAAGATAGAAATTATCGCCAACTCTTTTGAGCTTGGCAAAATTTTAGATACTCTAGACAAGTCTGGTGTACATGGTCATGCTGTAATCCGAAATGTTGCTGGCAAAGGATTACGAGGAACGGCGGAAGATTTAGATATGACGATGCTTGATAATGTTTACATCATCGCCTTTTGTATGCCAGAAGAAATCAAGCGTGTTGTGGAAAACCTTAAACCACTACTCAACAAGTTTGGAGGCACTTGTTACGTCTCGGACGTAATGGAAATTCGCTCAATGAAGTGTGTTGCATCATTATAA
- a CDS encoding sodium-dependent bicarbonate transport family permease produces the protein MDVSLIVSNILNPPVLFFFLGMTAVFVKSDLEIPPPVPKLLSLYLLLSIGFKGGVELVKSGITQEVVLTLAAAMLMACFVPLYTFFILKLKLAIYDAAAIAATYGSISAVTFITASSFLNELGIGFDGYMVAALALMESPAIIVGLILVNLFSVDEKREFAWGEVLREAFLNSSVFLLVGSLIIGFLTGERGGKTLEPFTQGMFYGVLSFFLLDMGLVAAKRIKDLQKTGVFLILFAILIPIVNAGIGLAIAKFIGMPQGDSLLFAVLCASASYIAVPAAMRMTVPEANPSLYVSTALAVTFPFNIIVGIPLYLYGINLFWR, from the coding sequence ATGGATGTCAGCTTGATAGTATCCAACATCCTGAATCCGCCAGTCCTGTTTTTCTTTTTAGGTATGACTGCCGTTTTTGTCAAGTCAGATCTAGAAATTCCTCCACCAGTGCCGAAACTGCTTTCGCTTTATCTACTATTATCGATTGGTTTTAAAGGAGGGGTAGAACTCGTCAAAAGCGGAATCACTCAGGAAGTAGTTCTGACGCTGGCAGCAGCCATGTTGATGGCTTGTTTTGTCCCCCTTTACACATTTTTTATCCTCAAGCTGAAGTTAGCTATTTACGATGCTGCGGCGATCGCTGCAACATACGGTTCTATCAGTGCTGTCACCTTCATCACCGCTAGCTCCTTTCTGAACGAGCTTGGTATTGGCTTTGATGGCTACATGGTAGCAGCCCTCGCCCTGATGGAATCTCCAGCCATCATCGTTGGTCTGATCCTAGTGAATTTATTCTCCGTAGATGAAAAGCGAGAGTTTGCTTGGGGAGAAGTTTTGCGAGAAGCATTTCTTAACAGTTCAGTCTTTCTCTTGGTTGGTAGCCTGATAATAGGCTTCTTGACAGGAGAACGTGGTGGGAAGACTTTAGAACCCTTCACTCAGGGGATGTTTTATGGTGTTCTCAGCTTCTTTCTGCTGGATATGGGACTAGTGGCTGCCAAGAGAATTAAAGACTTGCAAAAAACGGGAGTTTTTCTGATTTTATTTGCCATACTAATTCCAATAGTTAATGCAGGCATTGGGTTGGCGATCGCCAAATTCATCGGTATGCCTCAGGGTGATTCGCTCTTGTTCGCGGTATTGTGTGCCAGTGCCTCTTACATTGCTGTGCCAGCTGCTATGCGGATGACTGTTCCAGAAGCAAACCCAAGCCTGTACGTTTCTACAGCTCTAGCAGTCACATTCCCGTTCAATATTATTGTGGGAATTCCGTTATATCTCTACGGAATTAACCTGTTTTGGAGGTAA
- a CDS encoding carbonic anhydrase: protein MKYNSLNQLFRNNQAWVAEKLALNPNYFEELSDGQTPPFLYIGCSDSRLPLTNFTRTEPGELFVHRNIANQVSLTDINFLAVLEYAILHLKVEHIIVCGHYDCGGIKAALEWKTIGIIDNWVNPIRELYLQKKAEIDALPTREERLNRLAEMNVAAQVKNLYQTSIMRQVLYTPKAPMVHGWVLNISTGLIKDLNVSTLEWQLHNCPLLLEWNIQ, encoded by the coding sequence ATGAAATATAACAGCCTTAATCAACTCTTCAGAAATAATCAGGCTTGGGTTGCCGAGAAACTGGCTCTAAACCCGAACTACTTTGAAGAATTATCTGACGGACAAACACCACCCTTTCTGTATATCGGTTGTTCTGATAGTCGTTTGCCCTTAACAAACTTTACCCGTACAGAACCGGGAGAGTTATTTGTACATCGTAATATTGCTAATCAAGTTTCTCTGACAGATATTAACTTTTTAGCAGTTTTAGAATATGCAATTCTACATCTGAAAGTAGAACACATTATCGTTTGTGGTCACTACGATTGTGGAGGAATTAAGGCGGCTTTAGAATGGAAAACCATCGGCATTATTGATAACTGGGTAAATCCAATTCGGGAATTGTATTTACAAAAAAAAGCAGAAATTGATGCCTTACCAACAAGAGAAGAACGTCTGAACCGTTTGGCGGAAATGAACGTTGCGGCGCAAGTGAAAAATCTTTACCAAACTTCGATCATGCGTCAGGTACTTTATACGCCAAAAGCGCCTATGGTTCATGGCTGGGTACTAAATATCAGTACTGGATTAATCAAAGATTTGAACGTTTCAACCTTGGAATGGCAATTGCATAACTGTCCCTTGCTTTTGGAATGGAATATACAGTAG
- a CDS encoding DUF5340 domain-containing protein: protein MEQIPLPSPIHYELILQLLERQTMSAVNDNPDLRHQVNQLIITLRKAAVQQKRLEEICQFSSLGVDHRWSINHHNGSKVVAPD, encoded by the coding sequence ATGGAGCAAATTCCCCTACCTTCACCTATCCACTACGAACTTATACTTCAACTTTTAGAAAGACAAACAATGTCAGCAGTAAACGATAATCCCGATTTACGGCATCAGGTGAATCAGCTAATTATTACTCTCCGGAAAGCTGCTGTGCAACAAAAACGACTAGAAGAAATTTGTCAGTTTTCTTCTCTGGGTGTCGATCACCGTTGGTCAATCAACCATCATAACGGTAGCAAAGTCGTTGCCCCTGATTGA
- the trpC gene encoding indole-3-glycerol phosphate synthase TrpC, giving the protein MQIRRRSPNPAIAVSMLRYQAAVPNSEPNNILEEIVWHKEVEVDQMRERLPLRELQHQVLSAPPTRDFVAALRQGKTKPAVIAEVKKASPSKGVLRADFDPVAIAQSYDQGGASCLSVLTDAKFFQGSFDNLAKIRAAVDLPLLCKDFIIYPYQMYLARIQGADAILLIAAILNDKDLQYFLKIANNLKMTALIEVHSLAELDRVLALDGVSLVGINNRNLEDFSVDLETTCQLLAARGSQMQQKNILVVSESGLHKPDDLSLVVQAGASAVLIGESLVKQPDPGAAIAPLLPRNF; this is encoded by the coding sequence ATGCAAATCCGTCGCCGTTCACCTAATCCAGCTATTGCTGTATCCATGTTGCGTTATCAGGCTGCCGTGCCTAATTCAGAACCAAACAATATTTTGGAGGAAATTGTCTGGCATAAAGAAGTAGAAGTTGACCAAATGCGGGAAAGGTTACCTTTACGAGAATTGCAACATCAGGTACTTTCCGCACCGCCAACCCGTGATTTTGTTGCGGCTTTGCGCCAAGGGAAAACAAAGCCAGCAGTGATTGCGGAAGTGAAAAAAGCTTCTCCCAGCAAAGGGGTTTTAAGAGCAGATTTTGATCCAGTAGCGATCGCCCAATCCTATGATCAAGGTGGTGCCAGCTGTCTTTCTGTTTTGACAGATGCCAAATTTTTTCAGGGCAGCTTTGACAATTTAGCCAAGATTCGCGCTGCGGTAGATTTGCCCCTACTGTGCAAAGATTTTATCATCTATCCGTACCAGATGTACTTGGCACGAATTCAAGGTGCTGATGCCATTTTGTTGATTGCGGCTATCCTCAACGATAAAGATTTGCAATACTTCCTGAAAATTGCCAACAACCTGAAAATGACTGCCTTGATTGAAGTCCACAGTTTGGCAGAACTTGACCGTGTGTTAGCCTTAGATGGGGTCTCCTTAGTTGGAATCAACAATCGCAATTTGGAAGATTTTTCTGTTGACCTCGAAACTACTTGCCAACTTTTGGCTGCAAGAGGTAGCCAAATGCAACAGAAAAACATCCTCGTTGTCAGCGAGTCGGGACTACACAAACCAGATGACTTGAGTTTGGTAGTTCAAGCAGGTGCATCCGCTGTACTCATTGGAGAATCTTTAGTTAAACAACCAGATCCCGGCGCTGCGATCGCTCCTCTGTTGCCCAGGAATTTCTAA
- the lpdA gene encoding dihydrolipoyl dehydrogenase — MSQEFDYDLVIIGAGVGGHGAALHAVSCGLKTAIIEAADMGGTCVNRGCIPSKALLAASGRVRELRNAHHLKSLGIQVGSVEFDRQAIANHATNLVSKIQGDLTNSLKRLGVDIIKGWGKIAGTQKVSIAGDGGEKTITAKDIILSPGSIPFVPPGIEVDGKTVFTSDQGVKLESLPEWVAIIGSGYIGLEFSDIYSALGCEITLIEALDQLMPGFDRDIAKLAERVLITPRDIETKVGIYAKKVIPGSPVVIELADFKTKEDVEVIEVDACLVATGRIPATQNLGLESVGVELDRRNFIPVDDRMAVLSAGEVVPHLWAIGDGNGKMMLAHAASAQGIIAVENIVGREKIVDYRSIPAAAFTHPEVSYVGLTETAAKELGQTEGFEIATSRSYYKGNSKALAENEADGIAKVIYRKDTGEVLGVHIFGLHASDLIHEASAAIANRQSVQNLAHLVHAHPTLSEVLDEAYKRAIAI; from the coding sequence GTGAGTCAAGAATTTGATTACGATTTAGTAATTATCGGCGCTGGTGTGGGCGGACATGGCGCAGCCCTACACGCCGTGAGTTGCGGTTTAAAAACAGCGATTATTGAAGCTGCTGATATGGGAGGAACCTGTGTTAATCGCGGCTGTATTCCTTCTAAAGCACTGTTAGCAGCATCTGGACGTGTGCGGGAGTTACGAAATGCCCACCACCTCAAGTCACTGGGAATTCAAGTTGGTAGCGTGGAATTCGATCGCCAAGCGATCGCCAATCATGCTACCAATCTTGTCTCGAAGATTCAAGGCGACTTAACAAACAGTCTCAAACGTCTGGGAGTCGATATCATCAAAGGCTGGGGAAAAATCGCCGGCACACAAAAAGTCTCCATCGCTGGAGACGGCGGCGAAAAAACCATCACAGCCAAAGACATTATCCTTTCCCCTGGTTCAATTCCTTTTGTCCCTCCAGGAATTGAAGTAGATGGCAAAACTGTCTTCACCAGCGATCAAGGTGTGAAGTTGGAATCACTACCAGAGTGGGTAGCAATTATTGGCAGTGGTTACATCGGCTTGGAATTTTCTGATATTTACTCAGCTTTGGGCTGTGAAATCACCTTGATTGAAGCCCTAGATCAGTTAATGCCAGGATTTGACCGGGACATTGCCAAACTGGCTGAACGGGTGCTGATTACTCCCCGCGATATTGAAACCAAAGTGGGGATATACGCCAAAAAAGTCATCCCCGGTTCACCAGTGGTCATTGAATTAGCAGATTTCAAAACCAAAGAAGATGTAGAGGTCATCGAAGTAGATGCTTGCTTGGTGGCTACAGGACGCATCCCAGCGACGCAAAATCTTGGTTTAGAGTCTGTAGGCGTAGAACTCGATCGCCGGAACTTTATCCCAGTTGACGATCGCATGGCAGTATTGTCAGCAGGCGAAGTAGTGCCGCATCTCTGGGCAATTGGTGACGGTAATGGCAAAATGATGTTAGCACATGCCGCTTCTGCTCAAGGCATCATCGCGGTGGAAAACATAGTTGGCAGGGAGAAGATAGTAGACTATCGCAGCATCCCCGCAGCGGCGTTTACCCACCCAGAGGTTAGCTATGTGGGCTTAACAGAAACAGCAGCTAAGGAATTGGGACAAACCGAAGGCTTTGAAATCGCCACCAGTAGGAGTTATTACAAAGGAAATTCCAAAGCGTTAGCAGAAAATGAAGCCGACGGTATTGCCAAGGTGATCTATCGCAAAGACACAGGAGAAGTCTTGGGCGTCCATATTTTTGGACTCCACGCCTCAGACTTAATTCACGAAGCGTCAGCCGCGATCGCTAACCGTCAATCTGTCCAAAATCTCGCCCATCTAGTCCACGCCCACCCAACACTTTCAGAAGTCCTAGACGAAGCTTATAAACGAGCGATCGCTATTTAG
- a CDS encoding helix-turn-helix transcriptional regulator — protein sequence MITLTKTLIETQRQENINYDSKRADFLQEVIEGLEDGLLILNQAGKVLHANASANQICCQLNPENCHDNFAPSAIWNLCESLLSNQSWLADKLIIVSDEIVLDKSNIFRIRVRLLDLDGFDLPCLLVTIQNKYECLKHVALTEVKKFELTRREAEIWFLYRNNYTYKEIASKLYITINTVKKHMKNIHAKRQASVMLDDRDQNQN from the coding sequence ATGATAACTCTAACAAAGACATTAATTGAAACACAACGGCAAGAAAATATTAACTATGACTCAAAGCGAGCTGATTTTTTGCAAGAAGTAATCGAAGGGTTAGAGGATGGTCTTTTAATTTTAAATCAGGCTGGAAAAGTACTTCATGCTAACGCATCTGCTAATCAAATTTGTTGTCAATTGAATCCCGAAAATTGTCACGATAATTTTGCACCGTCAGCTATCTGGAATCTTTGTGAATCATTGCTAAGCAACCAGTCTTGGCTTGCTGATAAATTGATTATTGTTTCAGATGAAATTGTCCTTGACAAATCAAATATTTTTAGGATTCGAGTCAGACTACTTGATTTAGACGGATTTGATCTACCTTGTTTATTGGTAACCATACAAAATAAATACGAGTGTCTCAAACATGTCGCCCTCACCGAAGTTAAAAAATTTGAACTGACGCGACGAGAAGCAGAAATTTGGTTCCTCTACAGAAACAACTACACCTACAAAGAAATTGCTAGTAAGCTTTACATAACTATCAATACCGTGAAAAAGCATATGAAAAACATTCACGCTAAGCGACAAGCATCTGTCATGCTTGACGATCGCGATCAAAATCAAAATTAA
- the speB gene encoding agmatinase SpeB yields the protein MSNQLQDYNPSGVGEINGNLFGLPFDYESANLIVFGVPWEVTVSYGAGTANGPQRILDASTQLDLFDFDRPDGWKQGIFMVEIPQDILEKNKYYRTLAAKIIARLAEGKELSDTPDLTPVLTEINQACQQVNQWLFENSQKAIKNGKRVAVIGGDHSSPLGYFQALAAKYPDYGILHIDAHADLRDAYEGFEFSHASIMFNAMKIPQISKLVQVGLRDISHDEVQLIDESDRRIVAYYDSAIQQKLYSGTTWIYLCREIINHLPEYVYISFDVDGLDPKLCPNTGTPVPGGLELEQTFCLFRELVNSGRKIIGFDISEVGDGEWDGNVGARVVYKLANLMDLSWQNSGVRIQ from the coding sequence ATGAGTAATCAACTACAAGACTACAATCCCAGCGGCGTAGGTGAAATAAATGGCAACCTTTTCGGTTTACCATTCGATTACGAGTCTGCAAACTTGATTGTCTTTGGTGTACCGTGGGAAGTGACTGTTTCTTATGGCGCAGGTACAGCTAACGGGCCACAGCGGATTCTGGATGCTTCGACTCAATTAGATTTGTTCGATTTCGATCGCCCCGATGGCTGGAAGCAGGGAATTTTCATGGTGGAAATCCCCCAGGATATTTTAGAAAAGAACAAATATTATCGCACCTTAGCGGCGAAAATTATCGCAAGATTAGCCGAAGGTAAAGAACTCTCAGATACACCAGATTTAACGCCTGTGCTGACAGAAATTAATCAGGCTTGTCAACAAGTTAATCAATGGCTGTTTGAGAATTCTCAGAAAGCAATTAAGAATGGTAAACGAGTCGCAGTCATTGGAGGAGATCACAGTTCGCCGTTAGGTTATTTCCAAGCATTAGCGGCTAAATACCCAGACTATGGGATTTTGCACATTGACGCACACGCAGATTTACGCGATGCCTATGAGGGATTTGAATTTTCCCATGCGTCTATTATGTTTAATGCCATGAAAATCCCGCAAATTTCCAAGTTAGTGCAAGTTGGTTTGCGTGATATTTCTCATGATGAAGTGCAATTGATTGACGAATCTGATAGACGCATTGTTGCTTATTACGATTCTGCCATTCAACAAAAGCTTTACTCTGGCACAACTTGGATTTATTTATGTCGAGAAATTATCAATCATTTACCTGAGTATGTTTACATTAGCTTTGATGTGGATGGTTTAGATCCAAAACTTTGTCCGAATACAGGTACTCCTGTTCCAGGTGGGTTGGAATTAGAGCAAACATTTTGTCTGTTTCGGGAATTGGTAAATAGTGGCAGAAAAATTATTGGCTTTGATATTTCCGAAGTCGGTGATGGTGAGTGGGATGGCAATGTTGGGGCGCGGGTTGTTTATAAGCTGGCGAATTTGATGGATTTATCTTGGCAGAATTCAGGAGTCAGAATTCAGTAG
- a CDS encoding transferase hexapeptide repeat containing protein gives MMLNEANLEQRLLTLEQTVADLKRRVIDAAISSNWLEKVIGSISDEPAFLEALEYGRSLRHAFNQQL, from the coding sequence ATGATGTTAAATGAAGCGAATCTCGAACAACGTTTACTGACTCTTGAACAAACAGTTGCGGATCTCAAACGCCGAGTCATTGATGCGGCTATCTCTAGTAATTGGCTGGAAAAGGTTATTGGCTCAATCTCTGATGAACCAGCATTTTTGGAAGCTTTAGAATATGGGCGATCATTGCGACACGCATTTAATCAGCAATTATGA